A single Planctomycetota bacterium DNA region contains:
- a CDS encoding helix-turn-helix domain-containing protein: MAQRCLFIKLSREELFALNKFISDMAVKSKFRARLRGQVAWLSHQNRTPEYIARYFHCPIKSVYKWLRLYRRKGLDGLRYNARKPKLSAEEIAKAMAVSHWADSTNNDKEYRARWTFRRIAGWIKENTGTAISHERIRQIIYKRLKE, from the coding sequence ATGGCGCAAAGATGTTTGTTTATCAAACTAAGCCGGGAGGAATTATTCGCCCTGAACAAGTTTATTTCCGATATGGCGGTCAAAAGCAAATTCCGGGCGCGCCTGCGCGGACAGGTCGCCTGGCTTTCCCACCAAAACCGGACGCCCGAATATATCGCCCGATATTTCCACTGCCCCATAAAATCAGTTTATAAATGGCTCAGGCTCTACCGCCGGAAAGGATTGGACGGACTGCGTTATAATGCCCGCAAGCCAAAACTTTCCGCGGAGGAAATCGCGAAGGCAATGGCCGTCAGCCACTGGGCGGATTCAACCAATAATGACAAGGAATACCGGGCGCGCTGGACTTTCCGCCGGATAGCCGGCTGGATAAAAGAGAATACGGGAACGGCTATTTCCCACGAGCGGATAAGGCAGATAATTTATAAAAGGCTTAAGGAATAA
- the rplI gene encoding 50S ribosomal protein L9, which translates to MVEVLLWHDVPKLGKRGDVLKVSDGYARNYLLPRKLVSMATKENLKQLESYKKRMKAEEEKAKLALQQAAGELENASSTIEVKANEEGVLFGAVSQEMIAESLQKQGWKQIKAEMIEIETPIKELGVYRVKVKLESGVSATCKVWIVEQSLEKQD; encoded by the coding sequence ATGGTAGAAGTTTTGCTCTGGCACGATGTTCCAAAGTTAGGTAAGCGCGGTGATGTCCTTAAGGTTTCCGATGGCTACGCCCGGAATTACCTTTTACCCAGAAAACTGGTTTCCATGGCGACCAAAGAGAACCTGAAACAGCTGGAAAGCTATAAAAAACGGATGAAGGCGGAAGAGGAAAAAGCCAAGCTGGCATTGCAGCAAGCCGCCGGCGAGTTGGAAAATGCCTCATCCACCATCGAGGTCAAGGCAAACGAGGAAGGCGTGCTTTTCGGCGCGGTCAGCCAGGAAATGATAGCCGAATCCCTCCAAAAGCAGGGCTGGAAGCAGATTAAAGCGGAGATGATAGAAATCGAAACGCCCATCAAAGAACTGGGTGTTTACCGCGTCAAGGTCAAGCTGGAAAGCGGCGTCAGCGCCACCTGCAAGGTCTGGATAGTCGAACAGTCCTTGGAAAAACAGGATTAG
- a CDS encoding 30S ribosomal protein S18: MQRSFQSRQSGPGSRFGGGRGGPRDRDGKSRDMGHPRLRTKKCRLCQHKTESVDYKNLAVLSRLCTSQAKMVSRKRSGMCAPHQRLVQKAIKQARIMALLPFVG, from the coding sequence ATGCAAAGAAGTTTTCAATCAAGACAGTCAGGCCCGGGTTCAAGGTTCGGCGGCGGCAGGGGCGGCCCGCGCGACCGTGACGGCAAAAGCCGGGATATGGGCCATCCCAGATTAAGAACCAAAAAATGCCGTCTGTGCCAGCATAAAACCGAATCGGTCGATTACAAAAATCTGGCGGTTCTTTCCCGACTTTGCACCAGCCAGGCTAAAATGGTTTCACGCAAGCGTTCCGGTATGTGCGCTCCCCATCAGCGCCTGGTCCAGAAAGCGATTAAACAGGCCCGCATTATGGCACTGCTTCCTTTTGTGGGTTAG
- the glnA gene encoding type I glutamate--ammonia ligase, producing MKNNSPDKKAKIKEILGKIKEFDIKFINLWFTDILGYLKSFTITRQELEAAFTEGMGFDGSSIEGFTRIDESDMVAIPDPETFRITTWRTNDEGTARMFADVVTPDGKPFEGDPRYILKLNLERAAKLGFVFYVGPELEYFYFKSEHSPEKLDEGGYFDLIPRDEAIHLRRETILALESVGIPVEYAHHEVAPSQHEIDLRYTNALTMADTVMTYRLIVKEIAQKYGVYATFMPKPIFGENGSGMHVHMSLFQGTRNAFFDQKRRYHLSKSAEQFIAGLLKYAPEFTSVTNQWVNSYKRLVPGYEAPVYLSWAHKNRSDLIRIPMYKPGKEKATRIEFRSPDPACNPYLAFSVLLSAGLAGIEEKLKPSSPIEGNLYEMPQEERDRKGIKTLPGSLLEAIQLTEKSRLVKKALGEHVFEHFIQNKKIEWERYRVQITSYEIEKYLPVL from the coding sequence ATGAAAAACAATTCCCCTGATAAAAAAGCTAAAATAAAAGAAATCCTCGGCAAGATAAAAGAGTTTGATATCAAATTCATCAATCTTTGGTTTACCGATATATTAGGCTACCTTAAATCTTTTACCATTACCAGGCAGGAACTGGAAGCGGCTTTTACCGAAGGAATGGGTTTTGACGGCTCCTCCATCGAAGGCTTTACCAGGATAGATGAAAGCGATATGGTCGCCATCCCGGACCCGGAAACATTTCGGATAACCACTTGGCGCACCAATGATGAAGGCACTGCCCGGATGTTTGCGGACGTGGTAACGCCGGACGGCAAGCCCTTCGAAGGAGACCCCCGTTATATATTAAAATTGAACCTGGAACGGGCGGCAAAATTGGGATTTGTCTTTTATGTCGGCCCGGAACTGGAATATTTCTATTTTAAATCGGAACACTCCCCGGAAAAGCTCGATGAGGGCGGTTATTTTGATTTAATTCCGCGCGATGAAGCGATTCATTTACGGAGAGAAACCATCCTGGCTTTAGAATCGGTCGGGATTCCCGTGGAATACGCCCACCACGAAGTCGCCCCGTCCCAGCATGAAATTGATTTACGATATACCAACGCCCTTACCATGGCGGATACGGTCATGACTTACCGGCTAATCGTCAAGGAAATAGCCCAGAAATACGGTGTTTACGCAACCTTTATGCCCAAGCCGATTTTCGGGGAAAACGGTTCGGGCATGCATGTCCACATGTCCTTGTTCCAAGGAACGAGAAACGCCTTTTTTGACCAGAAAAGACGCTATCATCTTTCCAAATCTGCCGAGCAGTTTATCGCGGGACTCTTAAAATACGCCCCGGAATTCACAAGCGTAACAAACCAGTGGGTTAATTCCTATAAAAGGCTGGTGCCCGGTTATGAAGCGCCTGTTTATTTATCATGGGCACACAAGAACCGTTCGGACCTTATCCGCATCCCGATGTATAAACCGGGGAAAGAAAAAGCAACCAGAATTGAATTCCGTTCGCCGGACCCGGCATGTAACCCTTACCTGGCATTTTCCGTATTACTATCTGCCGGTCTTGCCGGTATCGAGGAAAAATTAAAGCCTTCTTCTCCAATTGAAGGGAACCTGTATGAAATGCCGCAGGAAGAACGCGACCGGAAAGGAATAAAAACGCTTCCCGGCAGTTTACTTGAAGCAATCCAGTTAACCGAAAAAAGCCGGCTGGTAAAAAAAGCGCTCGGCGAACACGTTTTTGAGCATTTTATACAAAACAAGAAAATCGAATGGGAACGCTACCGCGTCCAGATAACGTCTTACGAAATAGAAAAATATTTACCTGTGTTATGA
- the larE gene encoding ATP-dependent sacrificial sulfur transferase LarE: MLPSNIEQKYRKLIELIRGLGSVVVAYSGGTDSTLLAVVCHNVLGDKMRAITAQSETYARHELDDAVRIAREFNFPHEIIQTSEFTITSFSDNPPNRCYFCKKELFKKLKAIADKKSDAYVVDGTTLSDEGDFRPGRQAAIELGVRSPLLEAGLRKEEVRTLSQFLGLPTWNKPAYACLASRFPYGEKISREKLETLEQAENFLRDLGFKQVRVRWHAKIARIEVDPEDINRLTEGKTRDLIVNKFLSLGFLYVTVDLEGYRSGSMNREIEKNELEGFENADHTGETENEEINHLACPRCKDKKLENVVAKDARFKQCHHCGGSWFNLNELEKAIGKKIKFMMPNGSKASEAFSYSNKPICPTCHAPLIHIKSFDFAEIGIEACIICQGRWVDGAEIEKLQNRGLLTQVKNFVMRLF; this comes from the coding sequence ATGCTTCCTTCAAATATAGAACAAAAATACCGGAAACTGATTGAGTTAATCCGCGGTTTAGGCTCAGTGGTCGTGGCATATTCCGGTGGCACCGACAGCACTTTACTGGCAGTCGTTTGCCATAATGTCCTCGGCGACAAGATGAGGGCTATTACCGCACAATCAGAAACTTACGCCCGGCACGAACTCGACGACGCCGTCCGGATTGCCCGGGAATTTAATTTCCCGCACGAGATAATACAGACCTCGGAATTCACAATTACCTCTTTTTCCGACAACCCCCCTAACCGCTGTTACTTTTGCAAGAAAGAATTATTCAAGAAACTAAAGGCGATTGCCGATAAAAAAAGTGATGCCTATGTAGTAGACGGAACGACTTTAAGCGACGAAGGCGACTTTCGTCCGGGCCGTCAAGCGGCAATCGAACTTGGTGTAAGAAGTCCTCTTCTTGAGGCGGGGTTAAGAAAGGAGGAAGTAAGAACACTTTCGCAATTTCTGGGGCTTCCCACCTGGAATAAACCCGCTTATGCCTGTTTAGCTTCAAGGTTCCCATATGGCGAAAAAATAAGCCGGGAAAAACTGGAAACACTGGAACAGGCTGAAAACTTCCTGCGCGATTTAGGATTCAAACAGGTGCGTGTCCGGTGGCATGCAAAAATCGCCCGGATAGAAGTGGACCCGGAAGACATCAACCGCTTGACCGAAGGAAAGACAAGAGACCTTATCGTAAATAAGTTCCTCTCCTTAGGCTTTTTATACGTAACAGTTGATTTAGAAGGATATAGGAGTGGAAGTATGAACAGAGAAATAGAAAAAAACGAACTAGAAGGATTTGAAAACGCGGACCATACCGGAGAAACCGAAAATGAGGAAATAAACCACCTGGCCTGCCCCCGTTGCAAGGATAAAAAGCTGGAAAACGTGGTCGCCAAAGACGCAAGATTCAAACAATGCCACCATTGCGGCGGAAGCTGGTTCAACCTTAATGAGCTGGAAAAAGCAATCGGGAAAAAGATAAAATTCATGATGCCGAACGGGAGCAAGGCAAGCGAAGCTTTTTCTTATTCTAACAAACCGATCTGCCCGACCTGCCATGCGCCGCTGATTCATATTAAATCGTTCGATTTTGCCGAGATAGGCATTGAAGCCTGCATCATATGCCAGGGACGATGGGTAGACGGCGCCGAAATAGAAAAGCTGCAAAACAGGGGACTTCTCACACAGGTCAAGAATTTTGTGATGCGCCTGTTCTAA
- a CDS encoding tetratricopeptide repeat protein → MSSIQLQLKEFKSLDEFRNWWESPEVVQARQKQPDEITSISKHPYVEPWLKQIEKAPYYPQPTGKVFGKYQIEKKLGQGGMGVVYLALDTESNQRVALKIMLLKGDVAIERFNREARAASKLQHSNIIRVYEVGKIDKYHYLTMDYIDGVSLDQIVGRNKKELSHDRAAEIIRDIALALHYAHSQGIVHRDIKPSNILLDSAGNAYLTDFGLAKETTESERSLTVTGTIMGTPDYMSPEQAKGDKHKIDRRSDVFSLGSTLYFALTGVSPFKGKELYQTLIQVVNKAPIPPRKLVQTISPDIEAICLKCLEKKHEDRYQTAETMAVDLDKYLKNERVSAKAGGTWTGIYKKNKTAVTAAIVSAAVLIIIGIIILVSSSIRTSQAISDYHLKGLNSFEREKYEEARDIYKNILALVPDDAKAKEMLNKCDTAIKKRGEKASLVQKTEAEAKEKEKRAQEIRNKAKEVLGGALLASTPDDKIRIAADAIKIDGSFGDAYQVMGYAYKEKRNYKMAVECFTKAIESSPDLESSYYERGYITAFIDKKPAEAKVDMEKVVKGDPNSHLAWFAKAVIALTEANYDKTIDCFTKALREKPNYAEAHYALGYVYQEKDDICNAIEKYLEAVKYKSDFVEAYFALARAYGNGKDWDNAVTNYSRVITFIPDHLEAHLLRGDAYYNKKEIEKAIQDYSRVIELSPNNEEGYKKRVRVYMDKGDAESAFDDFNRLIEINPGSRDIYVFRGDIYCERHEFDLAIADFNKALELKPDDAAVYCKIGDIYNKKGDINQSIEAYSKAINTDPDSLSAYAIRGSLYYKQDKMDLAIKDFDKAVDLNKDDAETYNMRGNAYLKKGELEKALSDYSAAITRNPNLTNAYLNRGNIFYRKDNLKSAASDYIRVIELDRKRTAAYLNLGSIYYKIGDMDSAIKCYDVFIALKPENIVDGYLNRGAAYVKKKDNVKASNDFRQVLNLSPNHPKAAELKKYIEYWGRRR, encoded by the coding sequence ATGTCAAGCATACAATTGCAATTAAAGGAATTTAAATCACTGGATGAATTCCGTAATTGGTGGGAAAGCCCGGAAGTGGTTCAGGCACGCCAGAAACAACCGGATGAAATCACCAGTATCAGCAAACATCCTTATGTCGAGCCATGGCTTAAACAGATTGAAAAAGCACCCTATTATCCCCAGCCGACCGGAAAAGTATTTGGTAAATACCAGATAGAAAAGAAACTCGGACAAGGGGGTATGGGTGTGGTTTATCTTGCTTTGGATACCGAATCAAACCAGAGGGTTGCTTTAAAAATCATGCTCTTAAAAGGCGATGTGGCCATAGAGCGTTTTAACAGGGAAGCCAGGGCTGCTTCCAAGTTGCAGCATTCAAATATCATCAGGGTTTATGAAGTCGGAAAGATTGACAAATACCATTATCTGACCATGGATTATATCGATGGGGTTTCTCTCGACCAGATAGTCGGTAGGAATAAAAAGGAATTAAGCCATGACCGGGCAGCAGAAATTATCCGCGATATCGCCCTCGCCCTTCATTACGCGCACAGCCAGGGGATAGTTCATCGGGATATTAAGCCCTCAAATATATTGCTTGATTCGGCCGGCAACGCGTATCTTACCGATTTCGGATTGGCGAAGGAAACAACGGAATCAGAACGTTCGCTTACCGTAACCGGTACTATAATGGGGACTCCTGATTACATGTCTCCGGAGCAGGCAAAGGGCGATAAGCATAAAATAGACAGGCGAAGCGATGTTTTTTCACTAGGGTCAACTCTTTATTTCGCTCTAACCGGTGTATCTCCCTTTAAAGGCAAAGAGCTTTACCAAACATTGATTCAAGTGGTAAATAAAGCGCCGATTCCACCGCGTAAATTAGTTCAGACAATTTCCCCAGACATAGAGGCCATCTGCCTGAAATGCCTGGAGAAAAAACATGAAGACCGCTACCAAACGGCGGAAACCATGGCTGTTGATTTGGATAAATACCTTAAAAACGAACGCGTCAGCGCTAAAGCAGGCGGGACATGGACAGGCATTTACAAAAAGAATAAAACTGCTGTAACCGCTGCCATCGTTTCTGCCGCGGTTTTGATAATCATCGGGATAATTATCTTGGTAAGCTCGTCCATAAGAACCAGCCAGGCGATAAGTGATTATCATCTTAAAGGGCTTAATTCTTTTGAGCGTGAAAAGTACGAGGAGGCTCGTGATATATATAAAAATATTTTAGCGTTAGTTCCGGATGACGCCAAGGCGAAAGAAATGCTGAATAAATGCGATACCGCGATTAAGAAACGGGGAGAAAAAGCCAGCTTGGTGCAGAAGACAGAAGCCGAAGCTAAAGAGAAAGAAAAACGAGCGCAGGAAATACGGAATAAAGCCAAGGAGGTTTTAGGCGGCGCTTTGCTTGCTTCTACGCCGGACGATAAAATCAGGATTGCTGCAGATGCCATTAAAATTGACGGGTCTTTCGGCGATGCTTATCAGGTGATGGGTTATGCTTATAAAGAGAAGCGCAATTATAAAATGGCTGTCGAGTGCTTTACCAAAGCGATTGAAAGTTCTCCCGACTTGGAATCTTCATATTATGAAAGAGGCTATATTACGGCTTTTATAGATAAAAAACCCGCTGAAGCTAAAGTTGATATGGAGAAGGTCGTCAAAGGTGACCCTAACAGCCATTTGGCATGGTTTGCTAAAGCGGTGATAGCATTAACTGAAGCAAACTATGATAAGACTATAGATTGTTTTACCAAGGCGCTCAGGGAAAAACCAAATTATGCCGAAGCCCATTATGCTCTCGGATATGTTTATCAGGAAAAAGATGATATTTGTAATGCCATCGAAAAATACCTTGAAGCGGTAAAATACAAGAGCGATTTCGTCGAAGCTTATTTTGCCCTTGCCAGGGCATATGGTAACGGAAAAGATTGGGATAACGCCGTAACCAATTATAGCCGGGTGATAACATTTATTCCGGACCATCTTGAGGCTCATTTGTTGAGAGGCGATGCATATTATAATAAAAAGGAGATAGAAAAGGCGATACAGGATTATTCACGGGTGATAGAATTGTCTCCCAATAACGAAGAGGGATATAAAAAGCGCGTTAGGGTTTATATGGATAAAGGGGATGCTGAATCGGCGTTCGATGATTTCAACAGGCTGATTGAGATTAACCCGGGGTCAAGGGATATTTATGTGTTTCGCGGTGATATTTACTGTGAAAGGCACGAATTTGACCTGGCAATAGCTGATTTTAACAAAGCACTGGAATTAAAACCGGACGATGCGGCGGTTTATTGCAAAATTGGTGATATATATAATAAAAAAGGCGATATCAACCAATCGATTGAAGCTTATAGCAAGGCAATAAATACAGACCCTGATAGTTTATCTGCCTATGCGATAAGGGGTTCCCTGTATTATAAACAGGATAAAATGGACCTGGCGATTAAAGATTTTGACAAGGCAGTCGACTTGAATAAAGATGATGCTGAAACATATAACATGCGCGGTAATGCCTATCTTAAAAAAGGCGAATTGGAAAAGGCGCTGAGTGATTATAGTGCGGCGATTACCCGTAATCCAAATCTTACTAATGCCTATTTGAATCGTGGAAATATCTTTTACCGGAAGGATAACTTGAAGAGCGCGGCGAGTGATTATATTAGGGTAATTGAGCTTGACCGCAAACGCACTGCGGCTTACCTGAATCTTGGGAGTATTTATTACAAAATAGGCGATATGGACAGCGCGATTAAGTGCTATGATGTATTCATTGCTTTAAAACCTGAAAATATCGTTGACGGCTATTTGAATCGCGGTGCGGCCTATGTAAAGAAGAAAGATAATGTAAAGGCAAGTAATGATTTCAGGCAAGTCCTCAATCTTTCCCCCAACCATCCTAAAGCTGCGGAACTCAAAAAATATATTGAATATTGGGGTCGCCGGAGATAA
- a CDS encoding adenine phosphoribosyltransferase, translated as MKHLKRLIAQYPNFPKKGILFKDISPCLASKKFPLVIKKMAAIVRKNRMHPDYIVSPEARGFIFGAALAFELKCGFIMARKINKLPGAKKRAGYALEYGVSLLEIPAGIIKRDNKVLIVDDVVATGGTVEAIAKMIKQEKGKIMGLIALMELTDIPNKQVCSFPKFTLLKYNK; from the coding sequence ATGAAGCATTTAAAAAGATTGATTGCACAATACCCGAATTTTCCAAAAAAAGGGATATTGTTTAAGGATATCAGCCCTTGTTTGGCGTCTAAAAAGTTTCCTCTTGTTATAAAAAAAATGGCGGCTATCGTGCGTAAAAACCGTATGCATCCTGATTATATCGTTTCGCCTGAAGCAAGGGGTTTTATATTTGGTGCGGCATTGGCGTTTGAATTAAAGTGCGGGTTTATAATGGCTCGTAAGATAAACAAACTACCGGGGGCAAAGAAACGAGCAGGGTATGCTTTAGAATACGGGGTTTCTTTATTGGAAATTCCGGCAGGGATTATAAAACGTGACAACAAAGTACTGATTGTAGATGATGTTGTTGCCACCGGAGGAACGGTAGAAGCCATTGCTAAAATGATTAAGCAGGAGAAAGGTAAAATCATGGGGCTTATTGCGTTAATGGAATTGACCGACATCCCAAATAAACAGGTTTGCAGCTTTCCTAAATTCACGTTGTTGAAATATAATAAGTAA
- the hpt gene encoding hypoxanthine phosphoribosyltransferase, with protein sequence MQDTLVVLISQQEIKKRVGELASLIQKDYRCKNPLLIGILKGAFVFLADLVREIKIPVECDFIQVSSYGNGTVSSGKIKLKTRRFDAIKGKDIIIIDDIVDTGLTMDFLMKRLKSFSPRSIRLCALLDKPSRRRVKIKIDYYGFKTPDKFIIGYGLDYKGQYRNLPYVGYLDSKKIK encoded by the coding sequence TAAAAAAACGGGTTGGTGAATTAGCTTCTCTTATTCAAAAAGATTACCGCTGTAAAAATCCGCTTCTAATCGGCATCCTTAAAGGCGCTTTTGTTTTCTTAGCAGATCTTGTTCGGGAGATTAAAATACCGGTGGAATGCGATTTTATACAGGTTTCTTCTTATGGTAATGGAACGGTTTCATCAGGCAAAATAAAACTAAAAACAAGGCGTTTTGATGCGATTAAAGGAAAAGATATCATTATTATTGATGATATTGTCGATACCGGCTTGACAATGGATTTCCTTATGAAAAGGTTGAAATCGTTTTCACCGCGAAGTATCCGCCTGTGTGCTCTTCTGGATAAACCCAGCCGGAGGCGAGTGAAGATAAAGATTGATTATTATGGGTTTAAAACACCGGATAAATTTATAATCGGCTATGGACTTGATTATAAAGGGCAATATCGTAATCTACCTTATGTAGGGTATTTAGATTCTAAAAAGATAAAATAA